The following proteins are encoded in a genomic region of Pseudoxanthomonas suwonensis 11-1:
- a CDS encoding ADP-ribosylglycohydrolase family protein, producing MELRKRYLGAMLGLACGDAVGTTVEFQPRGSFEPVTDMVGGGPFELEPGQWTDDTSMALCLAESLVECDGFDMRDQLQRYTRWWKEGYLSPTGECFDIGTITAGALYFHERNGDLIADSNDPMMAGNGSIMRLAPVVLWFAPDVPAAMEHAALSSKTTHAADEAVDCCRLLARVICNVLAGQGRDGLLEGAAEDAYVPRVAEIANGAFLQHGRDQVQGTGYCIESLEAALWCVHQASSFEETVLLAANLGDDADTTAAIAGQVAGALYGVDGIPAHWLERLSMREYISELAARIHAHAAAAA from the coding sequence ATGGAGCTTCGGAAGCGTTACCTGGGGGCAATGCTGGGGCTGGCCTGCGGCGACGCGGTGGGCACGACGGTGGAATTCCAGCCGCGCGGCAGTTTCGAGCCGGTAACCGACATGGTCGGTGGTGGCCCCTTCGAACTCGAGCCTGGGCAGTGGACCGACGACACCTCGATGGCCCTGTGCCTGGCCGAGAGCCTGGTCGAGTGCGATGGCTTCGACATGCGCGACCAGCTGCAGCGCTATACCCGCTGGTGGAAGGAGGGTTACCTGAGTCCGACCGGCGAGTGCTTCGACATCGGCACGATCACCGCAGGGGCGCTGTACTTCCACGAACGCAACGGCGACCTCATCGCCGACAGCAACGATCCGATGATGGCCGGGAACGGCTCGATCATGCGCCTGGCACCGGTGGTGCTGTGGTTTGCCCCGGACGTGCCGGCAGCCATGGAGCACGCGGCCCTCAGCTCGAAGACCACCCACGCCGCCGACGAGGCGGTGGACTGCTGCCGCCTGCTGGCACGGGTGATCTGCAACGTCCTGGCAGGACAGGGCCGGGACGGGCTGCTGGAAGGCGCGGCGGAGGACGCATACGTGCCGCGCGTGGCGGAAATCGCCAATGGAGCCTTCCTCCAGCATGGCCGCGACCAGGTGCAGGGCACCGGCTACTGCATCGAGTCCCTGGAGGCGGCGCTGTGGTGCGTCCACCAGGCGTCGAGCTTCGAGGAGACGGTGCTGCTGGCCGCCAACCTGGGCGACGACGCCGATACCACCGCCGCCATCGCCGGGCAGGTGGCAGGCGCCCTGTATGGCGTGGACGGGATTCCCGCGCATTGGCTCGAACGCCTGAGCATGCGTGAGTACATCAGCGAGCTGGCAGCGCGCATCCACGCCCACGCCGCAGCTGCCGCCTGA